From one Lycium ferocissimum isolate CSIRO_LF1 chromosome 7, AGI_CSIRO_Lferr_CH_V1, whole genome shotgun sequence genomic stretch:
- the LOC132063873 gene encoding uncharacterized protein At1g01500, with protein sequence MGLMLNQSEESPMSIYKSSGGYLEIRLFYVRITSCAVNAVPDHLILRHLRREIGVTLEINGSRIPPSDTVTVTLRRDRVDKGSSEVTYVSTDNVRVSGPVEFEVYEEEKEGLKELLILCGNWDNNGCNNGTGWSMDCYNAASFGSIEVYVAGCCSGVPLILTKTIQVSPRRKLLSRHGMLDAIPEDDNGFIPQQKLQITDSELDDFESEGKAGHGFYSEDMYLGEDGQLSWFNAGVRVGVGIGLGMCVGVGIGVGLLMRSYQATTSNLRRRFF encoded by the exons ATGGGTTTAATGCTTAACCAATCCGAAGAATCACCAATGTCAATTTACAAAAGTTCAGGGGGTTATTTAGAAATCCGTTTGTTCTACGTACGCATAACGTCGTGTGCAGTTAACGCCGTTCCTGACCACCTCATACTCCGTCATCTCCGCCGTGAAATTGGCGTTACATTAGAGATTAACGGGTCTCGAATTCCACCATCCGATACCGTTACCGTTACGTTACGCCGTGACAGGGTTGATAAAGGATCATCAGAGGTAACGTATGTTAGTACTGATAATGTTAGGGTTTCAGGTCCTGTTGAATTTGAGGTTTACGAAGAGGAGAAAGAGGGATTAAAGGAGTTGTTAATACTTTGTGGTAATTGGGATAATAATGGCTGTAATAATGGGACGGGGtggagtatggattgttataaTGCGGCGTCGTTCGGGAGTATTGAGGTTTATGTAGCGGGTTGTTGTTCTGGTGTGCCTTTGATTTTGACAAAGACAATTCAGGTTAGCCCGAGAAGGAAATTGTTGTCTAGGCATGGTATGTTGGATGCCATTCCTGAGGATGATAATGGATTCATTCCACAACAAAAACTGCAG ATCACAGACTCAGAGTTGGATGATTTTGAGTCAGAAGGAAAAGCTGGACATGGCTTTTACTCAGAAGACATGTATCTCGGTGAAGATGGTCAACTCTCCTGGTTCAACGCTGGAGTAAGGGTTGGAGTTGGGATAGGCCTTGGGATGTGTGTCGGTGTTGGAATTGGGGTGGGGTTACTGATGCGTTCTTATCAAGCAACCACTAGCAACTTGCGGAGGAGGTTCTTCTAG